Proteins encoded within one genomic window of Rhipicephalus microplus isolate Deutch F79 unplaced genomic scaffold, USDA_Rmic scaffold_16, whole genome shotgun sequence:
- the LOC142784977 gene encoding uncharacterized protein LOC142784977 isoform X2, with amino-acid sequence MPSGGPSYGSYCCVSWCFNNGRTHKKPGTSFFRVPRDGRMKAWMQYAGRDDLLSKPASLLYATYRVCSDHFTAQSFMDPGHTRLTRMAVPSVQPAAPCSLSVASSSDCDMAAEAALQGPAVEASESGSHTLRCPDEQGGSSLVAGERISDDFVLPEKTLTSRSAVTKGTCVAGKLYVHFNTRVD; translated from the exons atgccgtccggcggtccaagctacggcagctactgctgtgtatcgtggtgcttcaacaatggcagaacccacaagaagcctgggacgagtttcttccgcgtaccacgggacggcag gatgaaagcatggatgcagtatgctggacgcgatgatctcctgagtaagccggccagcctattgtacgcaacgtacagggtttgtagcgaccattttactgctcaaagtttcatggaccctgggcacacaaggcttacaagaatggctgttcccagtgtgcaaccagctgcaccat gttctctgagcgtcgcttcaagtagtgactgtgacatggctgcagaagctgcactgcaag gacctgcggtagaggcttcagaaagcggctcccacacattgaggtgccccgatgaacagg gtggcagctcccttgtagctggtgaaagaatttctgatgatttcgtcttgccggagaaaaccttaaccagtcgttcagctgtcacaaaaggaacttgtgtggccggtaagttgtatgttcacttcaacaccagagtggattga